The Primulina eburnea isolate SZY01 chromosome 18, ASM2296580v1, whole genome shotgun sequence genome segment GTCGAACACCGCGACTGTGAGGACCGTACATGGGTCATATACCTGCCAAGTATACTGCTCATTCCATCTCGGATCAAAGCTATCCACAACGGTCTTAGTTCGGACCCATTTCTTGCCATACTTGGCCACACAAAAAGCATCAGTGGATCCTTTACCATTGCCCTTGGATTTCATAGGCAGCAATCCTCGGGCACCAAGAATTCCAAGCTCCAAAATCCCAACTGCGGGCTTCCATAACTGTTTCGCTGTGGGTCTATAATCACTACAAACATGGGCTGCTTCATCCAATACATGGTATCCTCCTTCCAAACACATCCTTAAATGCAGCCTTCCACAGTAGGAACCACTCCCTCCCGGACCACCTTCCAATCCGAACCATTTGGCAGGCAAGTGGCGCTCGTCTGTTCGTTGCTCAATTGACCCCACAGGGATTAAGACGTGCCCCAGAAGCACCGGATCTTGGCCTGTGCGGTCTTCCATTAGCAAGATGAGACTATCTTCGAGGGGCTCACCTGCAACAAAGATTAAATCTTCGTTCCAGTGAAATGTGGAGGTGTTGTGGCTCATTGACCCTCTTCGGGTTCGGACCTGACTGAAACCCGAGCTGACCCTTGACCCGAATCTCAGGGGCAGTCAATGGGGGCAAATTTGGAATTATGTGAAGGTCTTGAGCTTCAATTACAGTCACTCTTAGATACCATAGCTTAGGAGATTGATATACCTTTGCTCGAGTGTACGACACGAAGGGTTGCGGCGCGTCTGAGCTCCAAGATTCTGGGAATGCATCATCAGCCTGCGTGCCAATCCAAACGGAGAGCTGCAAGTCACCGGTAACTCTATTCTGATCATCGGCGGCGGTGCCGCCTTCGAGGTGGTACCATTGTGGGGCCAGTGAGCTGTCCGGTGGGTCCCGCACTGGAACGTCAGACAAATCGAAGCACACCCCGCCAAGGAATTTATCTGATGCTCCGTCCCAAACGGAAATTTCAAGCGTGGAGTTCGCTGGGGCATCCTTGTTGTAGCCAAGAGCAAACACCTGCTGCCACTCCGGACTTGGCAGATTGATCGCCGCCGCCGGGCCGAGTGATTGCGGGCTTAGACACGACAGAATGGCCCGACGTTCGGATTTTCACGTGTGGATTTTCGTTCGGGGAGAGCCCGCGGGCTTTCACTATTCTTACGAATAAGTATTGCATGGGCTCGACTAAATCATACGCCGGGATTCTGCCGGAAGTGTCTCCGGCGAGCTTCCCGTCAATAATCTTCGGGGAGTGATCACCATTAGCAGGTCTCCGAAGTACCTTTATCCTCTCTCCTGACATAGGCCCGACGGCCCCGTCTCCCATCTGCATTCTCTTCATGTCCGGCGGGAATACCATCGGAGGCCCATTATCCATCGGCGGTCTGCTTTCCGGGGGAGCCTCGTGAACTCTGACCAATGGCGGGGAATGCCCACGCCCCTCCATAGGTACATGACCCGGATATGGCATCGGAGGCAGCTCCTCGTATACCACTACCACAGGCTTCTTCATCACTTCGTCCACCGGCTGCGGAGGCTCCTGCTGCGGAGGCTCCTGCTCTTGAGGTGGTCCCTGCGGCTCCTCCTCCGGAATCTCATCATAATAATAAATCTTCAAACCCAACTCACCTCTTATCCAGCTAAAAACACTCTTCTTCTCCAACGAAAAATACACCAATCCCTCCTCCCCTCTCCTCACAAACTGAGTCCCATATAATTTCACCCTCCCCAGGAAATGATTCTTCCTCGCATTCCCATTGCTCAGCTTCTTATCATTAAACACCTCAACGTTAAGCTCTTCAAACTCCATTCCATTCGGATCTGTTACAATGAAATCCAACACCTCATTCCAAACCGGATTGAGGTCTCTTTGCACCGTAGAAGTTCTCTTCTTTTGGCCATCGAAATCAACGACAACATAAGAACTCGAGCTCCCCTGGCCATCTTTGGGCAGAAGGTCTCTCGCCTCAACTACTTCCACCACAAGCTTCCTGACGGGGGAGGGTGGTTTAGGATGGTCAGAAGGCGGCGGCTGATGGTTGTCGGCCGGCGTCACCATGGTTCATTTCATCCCTTGTTGTTATGGAAGTTGTTACGGCAGTTGTATGCAATGAGAAAATGTTTTTAGTGAGATTTTGGTTGAACAATGCTTATttggagagagagagagagagggaaAGGGAGATTGGATTCTATTCTCTCTTCTCAagttttcttaattaatttattaaatcttaaaaataatttcacattatttatatatataatatgaggAATTGGAGAATTGAGTACAAATTTTGCAATAAATGTGTGATATAttgtatgatttttttattattgtataaatttaaggcaaaaacttgtgtgagacaccCTCACGGATCGTagtttgtgagacaaatatcttgtttgggttatctatgaaaaaatattaaattttataatgaatatcggtagggttgacccgtctcacagataaagattcacgagaccgtctcacaagagacatactctaaaTTTAATATCTTGAATCCGATACTCGTCTCAAACTTAAGATCTTGATACATGTAAACAATAAGATATCAATTTGCATATATATAGTATTTTATTGTgatttctttttaaatattaaattttataaacgAAAACTCAAGATTTTCATTGAAAGTGTATCACATG includes the following:
- the LOC140818973 gene encoding LOW QUALITY PROTEIN: protein QUIRKY (The sequence of the model RefSeq protein was modified relative to this genomic sequence to represent the inferred CDS: deleted 2 bases in 2 codons) yields the protein MVTPADNHQPPPSDHPKPPSPVRKLVVEVVEARDLLPKDGQGSSSSYVVVDFDGQKKRTSTVQRDLNPVWNEVLDFIVTDPNGMEFEELNVEVFNDKKLSNGNARKNHFLGRVKLYGTQFVRRGEEGLVYFSLEKKSVFSWIRGELGLKIYYYDEIPEEEPQGPPQEQEPPQQEPPQPVDEVMKKPVVVVYEELPPMPYPGHVPMEGRGHSPPLVRVHEAPPESRPPMDNGPPMVFPPDMKRMQMGDGAVGPMSGERIKVLRRPANGDHSPKIIDGKLAGDTSGRIPAYDLVEPMQYLFVRIVKARGLSPNENPHVKIRTSGHSVVSKPAITRPGGGDNLPSPEWQQVFALGYNKDAPANSTLEISVWDGASDKFLGGVCFDLSDVPVRDPPDSSLAPQWYHLEGGTAADDQNRVTGDLQLSVWIGTQADDAFPESWSSDAPQPFVSYTRAKVYQSPKLWYLRVTVIEAQDLHIIPNLPPLTAPEIRVKGQLGFQSVRTRRGSMSHNTSTFHWNEDLIFVAGEPLEDSLILLMEDRTGQDPVLLGHVLIPVGSIEQRTDERHLPAKWFGLEGGPGGSGSYCGRLHLRMCLEGGYHVLDEAAHVCSDYRPTAKQLWKPAVGILELGILGARGLLPMKSKGNGKGSTDAFCVAKYGKKWVRTKTVVDSFDPRWNEQYTWQVYDPCTVLTVAVFDNWRMFTEGGEEKPDYRVGKVRIRVSTLESNKVYMNSYPLMVLLRTGLKKMGEIELAVRFACPSLLPDTCGVYGQPLLPRMHYLRPLGVAQQEALRGAATKMVAAWLARSEPPLGPEVVRYMLDADSHSWSMRKSKANWFRIVGVLSWAVGLAKWLDHIRRWRNPVTTILVHVLYLVLVWYPDLVVPTGFLYIFLIGVWYYRFRPKVPAGMDIQLSQAGTVDPDELDEEFDTFPSSRSPDVIRARYDRLRILAARVQTVLGDFATQGERVQALVSWRDPRASKLFLGVCLAITIILYVVPPKMVTVALGFFFLRHPMFRDPMPPASLSFFRRLPSLSDRLL